The Mangrovivirga cuniculi genomic sequence CCATTTTCGTCCTTTACCCTGAAATCTAACTGAACACTTGCAAGGTTATTGAAATTGTCTCGAACTACCAGGGTTAAAGTATGATCTCCTGGTTTAAGGCCTTCCAGTGGTAAAGAAATAGTACCTCTGGTTTCATCATCTGAAACGGCGGTATAGAACTCACTAAGCTCTATGTAAGTCGTATCATCAATTATTGCATGCGGACCAAAATCTAATGATCTATTACTTAAATTAATACCATTTTCATCTGATAATCTTGCGATCATTATGGAGGAAGAAGATACTTCCTGGCCATTTATAAAGTCGGGCGAATTTATATATGCTTTAATTTCAGGAGCTTTTTTATCCAATTGGGGAGAAGGGTTGCTGCCTGAAATTTTTAAATTCGTATAAAATCCTGAAGCGGGGATTCCCTCTGAACTCACAGAATAAAAACTAACCTTTCCATATCCTGTTCGATAATCTATGTTTTTGGAGACTGTGAATTCGAACTCAAACTTGCCATGGACGGCATCAGTTTTTCCTTTGAAAATATAATTATCAGTTGCATTATAGGTGTACGGATCACTTTCATCCCCAAGGGTAGTTCTTGAAACCGGCTGATCAAAGATGTTAATATCTACTTTTCCGTTGAAATCCGCGTCTATTTGATTTGTTGAGGGATCAATAATTTTTCCTGATATTCTTATTTTGGATAGTGCAGATAGTGTATCAGAGTTATTTGAAAGGTTTTTTACTTCCTCAATTTTAATTTCATTTTTGGGAACTGCCGGTTTTATTGCCGGATCGCCTAAAAGCACAAATCCTCTGCTTCCTCGATTGTCCTGATTGAGGTTTTTTGTTTCCTTAAACCATTGACCTAAGGTCATATTTCGGCTATTTCCCTGCCTCAATACTTCCATCAAAGCTTTGTTAACTCTGAAGTTATCAGAAATACTAACCGGTCTGGTGGTCGTTAGCATTGCTATTGCTCCGCCTGCAGGGTTATATAACATTTTCTCAGCCCCGGAGTTTTTAATGGAAAATCGAAGCGTCCATACTCGCAAGTTGCTGTTACGAAAATAGTTAATTTATCAAGGTTGTTTAGCTCTGCAATTGACTCATCATCAAAGAATTCCTCATGACCCAGATTTTCCTCTCTACCATGACCCGTGTAATTAACCATTAATGCACCTTTATTCATCGCATTGATTAGTGCTTCCTTAAATTCAGGAGATCGCTGGCCACTTGGAAGAGATCTTTGAGGATAGTCGTCTAAAGCAAGTTTTTTAATATTCAGAGCAGTTTCTCCTTGTTGAAGAAATGTTCCCAGGTCGTTTATATCTTCAATATGGGCGTTAAAGTCACCGTCGTCTGCAACCATGACCACTTTGTTTTGCCAGGCTGTGGTATCAGTCGGTGAAATCGACTCGTAATATTTTACCTTCTCTAAATAATTCCTCAGAACTTCAGGATCATCAGTAGGAATTCTGCCTATTGATATTTCCATATCATGACCCTGGCCGAATTGTTCACGCCATAATCCTTCACCTTTTTCCAGAAAACCATAATAATCATCAGAAACAAAACTATAAACAGGATCTGTGGAATTATTCGACTGGTAAGAGGAGACTATATCACTTCCCGGACGTTTAATACCCCGGAAATCATATGATGCAGGACCAGCTAACAGTAGGTATTTTAATTTACCACCACCATTATTGTATGCGTGGTAAATATAATTTCGTATAGCTGTCACATCCTTTCTACCTAATCCATAAACGTCATAAATAGATTTTGGAGTAATTATATCAACCTGGAAGTTGTTCTTTTCATTTCTGTATTGAGCGAGATATTGAGCTTCAATCTTAAGTGAAGGGGCAGAAATTATTATGTAATCAGAATGATAGGAAGGAATTGGTTTTATGATTGTACTTTCTGCTGATTCAGGTGGTGGTAATACCTGACTTTCGTTAAAAATAATAAGTCTTTGCCCTTTGACTACATTAATAAAGCAGTTATTGCTTTCGCATTGAGCAGTAATTTCTTTTGGATCATACCAATCATCAATTTCCCAAATCACTGAGTTTTCAGACACTTTTATTGATCCTGATTCAGTAATAAAAGAAGGAATGTTTACAGGAATATAAGTACCTGAATTGTAAGAATAGCTTATTAATCTATCGATGTAAAAACTTCCCTGACCTGAAAATGAAAAATCTACAGTAAATGATTCAGAATTTAATGTGGTTAATTCATATTCTTTATTAAAGGAGATGCCTTTATTAGCATAATTTGCATTAGAAATCTGTGGCAGTGAAATGTTCTCGAGAATTGATCCATTCAATGAAATGTTAACTGTTGATGGATCGGTAGCTGCACTTATAAGTTCTAATCTTAGATTATCCGATGAAATTGATCCTGTATTTATTATGGGTAAGTCGAAAGACCGGGAACTATTAGTAGTAAATAATGGATTAAAATACCAATCTTTTCCAGATATTAACATTTTAAACTCATCATCTTCTTCTATTTTTGCAGTAATCCACTCTGCACTTTCAATAGAATTTCCTTGTGTTTCTTCCTTAGTTATAATCTCAGCATCCGAATTGCCGGAAAAGGATATATAAACGAATGCGCTATCTGCATAAGCACTTTTATTATTAGTGACAGTATTAGTTATCGTAGAATAATAAGTTTTTTCAATTGCCTCTGCAAAAAAGTAAACCTCAGTTCCTTCACTAAATGAAGCCCCTTGATTTTTAATTTTTACAGGGATTTCTCTGGGCAGATTATTTTCATCATCTATTAATTGAGGAAGAGAACCTCCTGGTAAGGCAATTATTTTTAGTTTAGCAGGATTAATGTCGTCAGGATTAATACCACTTGAAATAAGGTATTCTTGATCAATTTTATAAATACCGGTTTCAGGGATATATACTTTAAATATATTTCCTGTGAATATTGAACCAGGTAATTCCTGTCCCAGGATCAATAATGGAAAAAATAATAATATTAAAAAATGATATAATCGATCTAAAAGCCTCATTACCTTCACTTAAATCACTGACTACTGGCTAATTGATTTTCCAGTATTGACATTATTATATACGCCAAAAACACAAATGGTATACCTTTAACCCCCAAAATTACTAAAATAATTATACTAAGGAACAATAGCATGTATTTAAAAGCATTGGCTTTCAGGTCATAAGATTTAAATTTAAATGCTATTAAAGGTAGTTTACTAACCAGCATGAAAGAAAAAACAACCGTACTTATCATTAAAAAATGAGGGTTACTAAACCATCCTATCCACTCTTCACTACCATTATTTATAATTAACGGTAAAGAACTAATATATATTGCGTGAGCAGGAGTTGGTAAACCAATAAAAGAATAAGTTTGGGAATCATCGACATTAAATTTTGCCAGCCGAATTGCAGACATTATTGGTATCAGGGCAGATAAATAGGGTACCCATGAATATACCATTACATCATCAATCAGGTGGTACATAATAAATCCGGGTAGTACCCCGAAAGATACTACATCAGCCAGACTGTCCAGTTCTTTTCCTATTGGAGAACTAACTTTTAAAAGCCGTGCTGCAAAGCCATCAAAAAAGTCCATTAATCCAGCAATCCAGATCATGTAAGCTGCCAGATCAAGCCTGTTAGAAAAGGCAAATGATATACCAATTACTCCACAAAAAGATTTAGTGAGGTAATCGTATTTGGGATGTTTTTTACTACCTTTTTTAACAGCATATCAGGCTTTTACAAATGGGTTTGAAACTTTTTCTTTTCCTATTGTTGTGGATTCTCCATGTCCGCAATAAACTGTGACATCCTCGGGTAGTGTATAGAATTTTTCTTTAATTGACTTAGCCAGGGTATCAAAATCTCCACCCGGTAAGTCAGTACGTCCAATGCTGCCATTAAATAGCACATCTCCTCCTAAAAGAACTTTTTCAATTTTATTATACAGTGCAATATGACCCGGTGCATGGCCTGGAACATATAATACTTCAAATAAGTCGTCACCCAGCTCTACGGTATCTCCCTCTTTTAAATAAGAATCCATATCAGTAGATTCATAATTAGCAAATCCATAAGCAGGAGCATATGTTTCTACAGCTTTTAATGTTTCTACATCATTTTCATGTCCCTCTAAATTGACGCTGTATTTTTTCTTAACATATGCATTTCCCAGAACGTGGTCTATATGGCAATGTGTATTAATGAGCTTTTTCACCTGATAATTATTCTGAGTGATAAATTTATCAAGTATCTCCTTTTCTTCTTTTTCATAACAACCCGGATCAACAATCATACAGTCTCCATTATCATTGGCTACTACAAACGTGTTTTCATAAAATGGATTGAAAGTAAAAGTGTGTATTTTCATAGAATTGTTCTTAGCGCTTTGCAAATTTGTGTAATTAATTCACTCCGGAAATATGGGCAAAGATAATAAAAGGATATTAATAATCGGGCAAGGCCTTGCAGGTACAGTTCTCGCTCTTGAATTATTAGATAAAGGTCAGGATGTGACTGTTGTGAATGATCCGGAAATTAAGGGCTCTTCATGGGCTGCCGGAGGCATTATTAATCCAATTACTGGTCGCAGGATGGTTAAAACCTGGAATGCTGATGAACTATTCCCTGTGCTGAAAGATTTTTACAATTCCTGGGAAGCTATTTTAAACTGTAAATTTTATCATCAAAAGAATATATACAGACCTTTTCTTGAATTAAGTGATTTGAATGACTGGCTTGCCAAATATGATGATCCGGAATATCTTGATTATGTCAAAAAAGTAGAAAAAGGACCTATATTAGAGAAGAAATTACAAAACCCGCATGGTGGTCTTCTTTTAAAAAATAGTGGGTATCTCGACATTCCTGTATTTTTAAAAAATGCTCAAAAGTACATTGAGGATAAGGGAACATTAGTAATAAAAGAATTTTTATATCAGGATCTTTTTCACAGTGAAAACCATATTACCTGGAACGGTAAAGAGTATGATGATATAGTGTTTTGTCGCGGAGCCAATGAGAGGCATTCTGAAATTTTTGGTTGGTTACCATTCAGACCCAATAAGGGAGAATTGTTAAATATTAAAATAGATTTGAATATTGATTTTGGAATTACCCGTGGGAAGTTTTTAATGCCTGTAGCAAAGGGGTTTTTCAAATTGGGTGCAACATATGATAACCATTATGATCATGAAGAAAAAACTTTCGAAGCAAAACAAAAAATACTGAATGATCTTAAAAACTTTCTCGATACGGAACCTGAAGTTTCCGATCATTTCGTAGGAATAAGGCCAGCCACTAAGGATAGAAAGCCAATTATCGGAAAACATCCGGAAATAAATAACGTTTTTATTTTTAATGGACTGGGAGCCAAAGGCGTTTCATTGTCTCCATGGTGTGCTAAAGAGTTGTCTGGTCAGATTTTAGAAAATAAACCAATAGATAAACGAGTAAATATCGATCGTTTTTTCTCGTTATTAAGGTAATTGCTTATATTTATTCATATGAAAAAATATCAATTGTTTTTTTTAGTGCTGACTTTTTTTGGAGCAATAAATATCGCAGCCCAGCAAGCTGATGAAGAATTTGGTCAAAACAGACTTCAGTTTAAGACTTTTAATTGGAGATATTACGAAACTGAGAATTTCAACCTCTACTTTTATGACGATGGTAATGAAATAGCCAAGAGTGCGATCGATTACCTTGACTCCGAATTTAATCGTATAAGTGATATTTTAGGATATCTACCTCCTTACAAGACGGATATTTATTTATATAATTCGATTACTGATCTTCAGCAAAGTAATATCGGCATAACCGAAAATGAATACAATGAAGGTGGACAAACTAATTTTAACCGGAATTTTGTTGAGGTTGCATATCAAGGTACACAAACGGAGTTCCATAAAGAATTGTCTTTTCATGTGGCTAATACCTTAATCAATGATATGCTTTTCGGGGTAGCCTTGGAGATATGGTTCAAAACACTTTTTTACTTAATCTTCCTGAATGGTTTAGTGTTGGAGCAGCAAGGTATATCGCTTATGGTTGGGATGAAGAAATGGATGATTATGTCAGGGCATATTTCAGAAAAGATACACAAAAAGAATTTCATCAATTATCCAAGCAGGAAGCAGTTATTTTAGGGCAGTCTGTATGGAATTATATGGTAGAGGAATACGGAAGAATATACATGAGTAACGTATTAAATCTAACCCGTATCAATCGTAATGAACAAAGTAGTATTGCCTATACATTAGGTATTCCGTTCAAACAGTTTCTAAAAGGTTGGGCTGATTACTATAAGCAAATTAATGAGCCAGTCTTAAATGCCTATGGTGATTTACCAGAAGATCCTATTAAAAAAATCAAAAATTCAAAGAAAGGAACATTTACTGATGTAGCGATTAGCCCTGATGGACGAAGACTTGTTTATGTAGAAAACATAAAGGGAAAACATAAAGTAATTCACCGAAATCTGGAAACAGGAAAAGAGAATGTCATAAGCAGGGGAGGACAATATATTATCAATCAGAGGCTGGATGATGAATTACCAAAAATAGCATGGCAGGATTCGATCACGGTGGGAATACTGAGTTCTAAAAGAGGTGTTTCAACGTTAGAAGTTATTAATGTAGAGACCAAAAAGGGTTTTAGCCGATCTACTGATAGATTTTTAAGAATCAATGATTTTAGTTTTAGTCCTTCTGGTAATCAAATCGTTATGAGTGCCAGTGTGAATGGACAGACGGACTTATTTATATTTAATCTTAGACGTAATACTGTAAGAAGAATAAATAACGATAAATATGATGACCTGAGCCCAAGTTTTGTTGAGGGGGAAAGGGCATTGATTTTTTCTTCTAACAGACCTTTAGATTCTTTATCGAATATAAAAGACCTAAACACTTTTAATCTGTATATATGGCCTACTGATAGTTCTTTTTCAAAATCATATGCCCCATTAAAAACTAT encodes the following:
- the pssA gene encoding CDP-diacylglycerol--serine O-phosphatidyltransferase; translation: MGISFAFSNRLDLAAYMIWIAGLMDFFDGFAARLLKVSSPIGKELDSLADVVSFGVLPGFIMYHLIDDVMVYSWVPYLSALIPIMSAIRLAKFNVDDSQTYSFIGLPTPAHAIYISSLPLIINNGSEEWIGWFSNPHFLMISTVVFSFMLVSKLPLIAFKFKSYDLKANAFKYMLLFLSIIILVILGVKGIPFVFLAYIIMSILENQLASSQ
- a CDS encoding MBL fold metallo-hydrolase; protein product: MKIHTFTFNPFYENTFVVANDNGDCMIVDPGCYEKEEKEILDKFITQNNYQVKKLINTHCHIDHVLGNAYVKKKYSVNLEGHENDVETLKAVETYAPAYGFANYESTDMDSYLKEGDTVELGDDLFEVLYVPGHAPGHIALYNKIEKVLLGGDVLFNGSIGRTDLPGGDFDTLAKSIKEKFYTLPEDVTVYCGHGESTTIGKEKVSNPFVKA
- a CDS encoding NAD(P)/FAD-dependent oxidoreductase — its product is MGKDNKRILIIGQGLAGTVLALELLDKGQDVTVVNDPEIKGSSWAAGGIINPITGRRMVKTWNADELFPVLKDFYNSWEAILNCKFYHQKNIYRPFLELSDLNDWLAKYDDPEYLDYVKKVEKGPILEKKLQNPHGGLLLKNSGYLDIPVFLKNAQKYIEDKGTLVIKEFLYQDLFHSENHITWNGKEYDDIVFCRGANERHSEIFGWLPFRPNKGELLNIKIDLNIDFGITRGKFLMPVAKGFFKLGATYDNHYDHEEKTFEAKQKILNDLKNFLDTEPEVSDHFVGIRPATKDRKPIIGKHPEINNVFIFNGLGAKGVSLSPWCAKELSGQILENKPIDKRVNIDRFFSLLR